The Montipora capricornis isolate CH-2021 chromosome 3, ASM3666992v2, whole genome shotgun sequence genome window below encodes:
- the LOC138043110 gene encoding matrilin-4-like, whose product MQLALWMLLTLCFATNQYTYGDDSVKALSYDSIEDEPFDDLETDDDLDELDDEAEEFYKRVSGEKDVKPKNKTKNPNKNKNKDFQLQPLPEEVKNRWFKPLGCYHDAGPIAWRDPRYRALRRLYLNVRGEIRNWTEEYFEHLALKCAIAAQPRGCKCFGIQFFGECWCHTQGCKTFAKYGPSDNCEKGVGKNWTNYVYSSNCGSEYGCCKDNSMPAAGKDYDGCPDCKTAVDLVIVVDSSGSIGKDDFETVKQMAVNIIRHFSVRRAYARIGIIRYSSYVTPIITPQASQRRGFERLKRRILRMAYMRGLTMTGLALQEAYKMLIESRQQVYKSGKIINHHQGCIVVTDGLASDSARLNFATIKLKSIAKVIALGVKGKNYDKAKRDKQLAELQKIATDSQKDVFFKANFDKLMESVNRIAKRACPLVKQNP is encoded by the exons ATGCAGTTGGCTCTGTGGATGCTTTTGACCCTCTGTTTTGCAACTAATCAATATACCTATGGAGACGACAGCGTAAAGGCACTTTCCTACGACTCGATAGAGGATGAACCATTTGATGATTTGGAAACAGATGATGACCTCGATGAACTTGACGACGAAGCCGAAGAATTTTACAAACGCGTAAGCGGGGAAAAGGATGtcaaaccaaaaaataaaacaaagaacccaaacaaaaacaagaacaaagatTTCCAGTTACAGCCGCTTCCGGAGGAAG TTAAGAATAGATGGTTTAAACCTTTGGGTTGTTATCATGATGCCGGCCCGATTGCATGGCGGGATCCCAGGTATCGTGCCCTGAGAAGATTGTACCTAAATGTCAGAGGTGAGATAAGAAATTGGACAGAAGAATACTTCGAGCACCTTGCACTGAAATGTGCGATAGCTGCTCAACCGAGGGGATGCAAATGTTTTGGTATCCAGTTTTTTGGAGAATGCTGGTGCCATACTCAAGGTTGTAAAACGTTCGCCAAGTACGGCCCATCTGACAACTGCGAAAAAGGCGTGGGTAAAAACTGGACCAACTACGTCTACTCATCGAATTGTGGATCAG AGTATGGTTGCTGCAAGGATAATTCCATGCCTGCAGCGGGAAAAGACTATGATGGATGTCCAG ACTGCAAAACTGCCGTTGATTTAGTGATCGTTGTCGACTCTTCGGGAAGCATTGGAAAAGATGACTTTGAAACTGTTAAACAAATGGCGGTAAACATAATCCGTCATTTCTCTGTGAGGCGCGCCTATGCTCGAATTGGTATCATACGATACTCCTCTTACGTTACACCAATTATCACTCCGCAAGCTTCCCAAAGGAGGGGTTTTGAAAGGCTCAAGCGTAGAATCCTTCGGATGGCCTACATGAGGGGACTTACGATGACAGGATTGGCTTTACAGGAGGCTTACAAGATGCTGATTGAATCCCGCCAGCAAGTGTATAAGAGTGGAAAAATCATCAACCACCACCAG GGATGCATCGTAGTAACGGACGGACTGGCGTCTGATTCGGCGAGATTGAACTTTGCCACGATAAAACTGAAGAGTATTGCTAAAGTGATAGCTTTGGGTGTGAAAGGCAAAAACTACGACAAAGCCAAAAGGGACAAACAGTTAGCAGAGCTACAAAAGATTGCCACCGACAGTCAGAAGGATGTATTCTtcaaagcaaactttgacaagCTCATGGAATCCGTGAATCGCATCGCCAAACGCGCATGCCCTTTGGTTAAACAGAACCC TTGA
- the LOC138040216 gene encoding N-acetylated-alpha-linked acidic dipeptidase 2-like, which yields MNNKYLWCCRHFTKRPHIAGGEQNRKLATYIHDKWKSYNFDHVEMVQYDVLLSMPPRDKPNVFKIINTTDGTVLWNAEGPEKIAEPSENDSLVMPPFLGYAAPGVVQNADLMYANYGTVKDFEELEKRNITCAGRIVIMRYGKIFRGNKVENAAKCGAAGAVLYSDPADYSPEGINNTFPKTWWLPGTGTQRGNVGTSDGDPLTPLLPSIDGIYRLNNNETDALARIPAQVITYDDAAHFLKWLGGEEVPSEWVGGLQLKYKLGPGFVDSALKVTLEVNDEFVIKPTINVIGTIIGREEPDRVVLMGNHRDAWVFGGVDPSSGTAVMMEVSKGLGELLTKTKWRPRRSIILCSWGAEEYGLIGSYEWVEENRNMLRERAVMYVNLDSAVNGNYSFKASGSPSLKSLVYQESMFLKDPYGQEQDSSLFESWARKYPSASEPGKPSFKLLGAGSDYTPFCHFIGVPSIDLRYVFNSMNRTLYPVYHTVHDTFYWQKTFNDPNFKAHLLVSQISARVVLEAADIPLLPFNLAELKKALKDNLDVLEKEYKSLLKKGNISLEYLAREVETFSNNVDAFEKRKALVTDMNNFAKLRMLNDQMMSMERAFNGI from the exons ATGAATAACAAATATCTTTGGTGTTGCAGACACTTCACAAAGCGTCCTCACATCGCGGGCGGGGAGCAAAACAGAAAGCTAGCAACATATATTCACGACAAGTGGAAGAGTTACAATTTTGATCACGTAGAAATGGTGCAGTATGATGTCTTGCTGTCCATGCCCCCAAGGGATAAACCAAACGTCTTTAAAATCATTAATACCACCGATGGAACTGTATTGTGGAATGCAGAAGGGCCAGAAAAG ATTGCAGAGCCTAGTGAGAATGATTCCCTAGTGATGCCACCATTTCTCGGTTACGCAGCACCGGGTGTTGTACAGAACGCTGACCTGATGTATGCCAATTATGGAACTGTTAAAGATTTTGAAGAgctggaaaaaagaaatataactTGTGCAGGACGGATTGTAATCATGCGTTATGGCAAAATATTTAGAGGGAACAAG GTTGAAAATGCAGCAAAATGTGGCGCTGCAGGAGCTGTTCTGTACTCTGACCCAGCGGACTACTCTCCAGAAGGCATAAACAACACCTTTCCAAAGACATGGTGGCTTCCAGGTACTGGGACTCAGAGAGGGAATGTTGGAACAAGCGATGGAGACCCCCTGACCCCACTCCTTCCTTCCATAGACGGAATCTACAGACTAAACAACAATGAGACTGATGCACTGGCTAGAATTCCTGCTCAGGTGATAACTTACGATGACGCAGCACACTTTTTAAAATGGCTCGGAG GTGAGGAGGTTCCTTCGGAATGGGTTGGAGGCTTACAACTTAAATACAAGCTTGGACCGGGATTCGTGGATTCGGCGTTAAAAGTTACGCTGGAAGTGAATGACGAATTTGTTATTAAACCAACAATAAACGTAATTGGTACTATCATCGGCAGAGAAGAACCTGATCGCGTAGTGCTGATGGGAAACCACAGAGACGCTTGGGTGTTTGGCGGAGTGGATCCCTCAAGTGGGACAGCGGTTATGATGGAAGTGTCCAAGGGCCTTGGAGAACTTCTGACTAAGACAAAGTGGAGGCCACGCCGTTCGATCATCTTATGCAGCTGGGGCGCTGAGGAGTATGGTCTGATCGGTTCCTATGAATGGGTGGAAGAAAACCGAAACATGCTAAGGGAACGTGCCGTTATGTACGTAAACCTTGACTCTGCAGTAAATGGCAACTACAGCTTTAAGGCCAGTGGAAGTCCGTCATTAAAGTCACTGGTTTATCAAGAATCGATGTTTTTAAAAGATCCATATGGACAGGAACAAGATTCAAGTTTGTTTGAAAGCTGGGCAAGAAAATACCCATCTGCCTCAGAGCCTGGAAAACCAAGCTTTAAATTACTGGGCGCTGGATCCGATTATACGCCATTCTGTCATTTTATTGGAGTCCCCAGCATTGATTTGAGATACGTGTTTAACAGCATGAATAGGACTCTTTATCCTGTTTATCATACGGTACATGACACATTTTACTGGCAAAAAACTTTCAATGATCCAAATTTCAAGGCCCATTTGTTGGTATCTCAAATTTCTGCCAGAGTTGTTCTCGAGGCCGCAGATATTCCGTTACTTCCTTTCAATCTTGCTGAACTGAAAAAAGCTCTGAAAGATAATCTTGATGTGCTGGAAAAGGAATACAAGTCACTGCTAAAGAAGGGAAATATTTCTCTGGAATACCTAGCCCGAGAGGTGGAAACCTTTTCCAATAATGTCGATGCTTTCGAGAAGAGAAAAgctttggtaaccgacatgAATAACTTTGCTAAACTGCGCATGCTTAATGATCAGATGATGAGCATGGAGCGTGCATttaatgggatttga